A region from the Oceanidesulfovibrio marinus genome encodes:
- a CDS encoding class I SAM-dependent methyltransferase encodes MGTATACRWQERWREQMVDMAARSDTPYWNRRAADYDDFITTSRFDYGGRMAELLAAEGMLAPHSSVLEIASGVGAVTLPLARLAGRVTAVEPARSMADLLAKNAATAGLDNLDVAVEDFASFAAQAPDASYDMVFLCHAAWQFPDIAGLIQEMSRLSRGWCCLADTMGQGDAEHREMQQKLAIGTPTLDRSLYLYNVLSEMGLPASLAPVRHVMRRSADSARSMWTNLVSKYRDVSAGDEQIIDEFVAARSTGGVYETPGAMALMWWRVQ; translated from the coding sequence ATGGGAACAGCTACAGCCTGTCGCTGGCAGGAACGCTGGCGCGAGCAGATGGTCGATATGGCCGCGCGCAGCGATACACCGTATTGGAACCGCAGGGCCGCGGATTACGACGACTTCATCACCACCAGCCGCTTTGATTACGGCGGGCGCATGGCCGAGCTGCTGGCGGCAGAGGGCATGCTTGCTCCGCACTCGTCCGTGCTGGAGATCGCCTCGGGTGTGGGCGCGGTGACCCTGCCCCTGGCGCGTCTGGCCGGACGGGTCACGGCTGTGGAGCCGGCCCGGTCCATGGCCGATCTGCTGGCCAAGAACGCTGCCACCGCCGGCCTGGACAACCTGGACGTCGCTGTAGAGGACTTCGCCTCCTTTGCGGCCCAGGCTCCGGATGCGAGCTACGACATGGTCTTTCTCTGCCATGCGGCGTGGCAGTTCCCGGACATCGCCGGGCTCATCCAGGAGATGTCCCGGCTCTCGCGCGGCTGGTGCTGCCTGGCCGACACCATGGGCCAGGGCGACGCCGAGCATCGGGAGATGCAGCAAAAGCTGGCCATAGGCACGCCGACTCTGGACCGCTCGCTTTATCTGTACAACGTGCTGAGCGAGATGGGGCTGCCCGCCAGCCTGGCGCCTGTCCGCCACGTGATGCGCCGTTCTGCGGACTCGGCCCGCTCCATGTGGACGAATCTGGTCTCCAAGTACCGCGACGTCTCGGCCGGGGACGAGCAGATAATCGACGAGTTTGTGGCCGCGCGCAGCACCGGCGGCGTGTATGAAACACCGGGGGCCATGGCCCTCATGTGGTGGAGGGTTCAATGA
- a CDS encoding class I SAM-dependent methyltransferase, with translation MSQANNVMEASEVSGVSWDELLDVAHWERLWEERWDTRETMYVGEAHMGYWQARAEDFSDGRRAYDFDFGRQIVQALSSHLPQHAEVLDVGCGPGSLLIPLSQAGHHVTAVEPAEQMIAQLQANATAAGVGEYEVLQQFWQDVDVQELTGHFDLALSAITMWMFRDLRVQLERLETVSRGLCCVVGGAGGEASGHSDGLWSAIMGDARQPGYSEFPLVFNLLYAMGRLPEVRIVDYRTERSVESKIRQQQLFYAKYTAMTPAVEKLIEDAMRNAGESGMVQESCKASVVFWNAPGAGR, from the coding sequence ATGAGTCAGGCGAACAACGTGATGGAAGCGTCTGAAGTGTCTGGAGTATCTTGGGACGAGCTGCTCGATGTGGCGCACTGGGAGCGGCTCTGGGAAGAGCGGTGGGACACCCGCGAGACGATGTACGTGGGCGAGGCCCACATGGGATACTGGCAGGCGCGGGCCGAGGACTTCTCGGACGGCCGCCGGGCGTACGACTTCGATTTCGGCCGCCAGATCGTCCAGGCGCTGTCCTCCCATCTACCGCAGCATGCCGAGGTGCTGGACGTGGGCTGTGGACCGGGCAGCCTGCTCATTCCCCTGAGCCAGGCCGGCCACCACGTCACGGCTGTGGAGCCGGCGGAGCAGATGATCGCGCAGCTTCAGGCCAACGCCACCGCGGCTGGAGTGGGCGAGTACGAGGTTCTCCAGCAGTTCTGGCAGGACGTGGACGTGCAGGAGCTGACCGGTCACTTTGACCTGGCCTTGTCGGCCATCACCATGTGGATGTTCCGAGATTTGCGTGTGCAGCTGGAGCGACTGGAAACCGTTTCCCGCGGCCTGTGCTGCGTGGTGGGCGGCGCCGGCGGCGAGGCCAGCGGCCACAGCGACGGGCTCTGGTCGGCCATCATGGGCGACGCGCGCCAGCCCGGCTACTCCGAGTTCCCCCTGGTCTTCAACCTGCTCTACGCCATGGGCCGGCTGCCCGAGGTCCGCATTGTGGACTACCGCACCGAGCGTTCCGTGGAAAGCAAGATCCGGCAGCAGCAGCTCTTTTACGCCAAGTACACGGCCATGACCCCGGCGGTGGAAAAGCTCATCGAGGACGCGATGCGCAACGCGGGGGAGTCCGGCATGGTGCAGGAATCCTGCAAGGCCTCGGTCGTGTTTTGGAACGCTCCAGGCGCAGGACGCTGA
- a CDS encoding FeoA family protein: MFWNRHRHGKGRRCSILSPAETAGCPVCGEFQPLSTVGKGCRCRIRRHRAHGAVRQRLMDMGFVPNTEIEVVRVATLGDPMEIRVGDSFVTLRKREADQIEIFAA; this comes from the coding sequence ATGTTTTGGAATCGACATCGTCACGGCAAGGGCAGGCGCTGCTCAATTCTTTCACCCGCCGAGACCGCAGGCTGCCCGGTCTGCGGAGAGTTCCAGCCCCTGAGCACCGTGGGCAAGGGCTGCCGCTGCCGCATCCGGCGTCATCGCGCCCACGGGGCCGTGCGCCAGCGCCTCATGGACATGGGGTTCGTGCCCAACACCGAGATCGAGGTCGTCCGCGTGGCCACCCTGGGCGACCCCATGGAGATCCGCGTCGGCGACTCCTTTGTTACCTTGCGCAAGCGCGAGGCCGACCAGATCGAAATTTTCGCAGCCTAG
- the feoB gene encoding ferrous iron transport protein B has translation MSSKRTILVGLAGQQNSGKSTIFNMLTGANQHIANYPGVTVDKKVGSYRDSAGRVEVVDLPGTYSLTSFSLEERVTRDFLRNEKPDAVVNVLDTSQLKRSLYLTFQLLEMGMPLVLACNMVDVAEARGMALDANVLSSALGVSVVTTVGRKGAGKADLRDVIRTTASRESGAETPRTVVAYDELEPHIAAVEKRLNEASGLALIVPPRWLALKLLEGDSEAAGILEASHSDAAGVLTLVRSLATSFEEEMDISPADHIVSCRDELASQIVAACMTQEKSKRASLSEKVDRFVLNRALAPFVLVLSVYCIYELSIVQGYELTKFTWPALAWLRETVASLLPFPGLLEDSLLRSLVLWMVDSANTLLNYVPIFFILFALIAILEDSGYMARIAFILDRIFHSFGLHGQSTLPFILGGVFAGGCAVPGVMATKGIPDERSRLATILTVPYMNCLAKVPLYTLLVNIYFAAHKSWAMLFISTITIIMALIIAKFLTSVVLRGKETAPFVMEMPTYHLPTVLGVLRRSVDRTWQYIKKVGTIVVAVSVCVFFLLQFPGVPEEHMADYRGRIDEAMTEFRADVAALGETPYLQLVQGEGLEDLVIVYDEYRAARLGGGSNVNEEFEATYPEFYPLIARSGDAAAKKINRMLRGLSNTRKTIRREIRSEQIANSFFGRLGRLLEPVTHFAGFDWKVNIALISSFAARESSVATLGAIFQEGADEGATLEQRMASESNSEGRTPLGALALIIFFALYPPCLATTIMVKVQTGSYKWMLFSIMFPTVLGLAVSSVVFTGGSVLGLSGVEAMGVFYGAALILAVALAFVPDPAWNAPKTTYVEQS, from the coding sequence ATGTCCTCCAAACGAACCATCCTCGTGGGACTGGCCGGCCAGCAGAACTCCGGCAAGTCCACGATTTTCAATATGCTTACCGGCGCGAATCAGCATATCGCCAACTATCCCGGCGTCACTGTGGACAAAAAGGTCGGCAGCTATCGTGACAGCGCCGGCCGTGTCGAGGTGGTGGACCTGCCCGGCACCTACAGCCTGACGTCCTTCTCCCTGGAAGAACGCGTTACGCGGGACTTTCTGCGCAACGAGAAACCCGACGCCGTGGTGAACGTTCTGGACACCTCGCAGCTCAAGCGCAGCCTTTATCTGACGTTTCAGCTGCTGGAAATGGGCATGCCCCTGGTGCTTGCCTGCAACATGGTGGATGTTGCCGAGGCGCGGGGCATGGCGCTGGACGCGAACGTTCTCTCGTCGGCTCTGGGGGTCTCGGTTGTTACGACCGTGGGGCGCAAGGGCGCGGGCAAGGCCGATCTGCGCGATGTTATCCGCACTACGGCGTCGCGCGAATCCGGGGCCGAGACGCCGCGCACCGTGGTGGCGTATGATGAGCTGGAGCCGCACATCGCCGCCGTTGAGAAACGGTTGAACGAAGCGTCGGGTCTGGCGCTCATTGTGCCACCGCGCTGGCTGGCACTGAAGCTTCTGGAAGGGGATAGCGAGGCGGCAGGCATTCTGGAAGCCAGCCATTCGGACGCAGCCGGCGTGCTCACGCTGGTCAGGAGCCTGGCCACATCATTCGAGGAGGAGATGGACATCAGCCCGGCGGACCACATCGTGAGCTGTCGGGACGAGCTTGCGTCGCAGATCGTTGCGGCGTGTATGACGCAGGAAAAATCGAAGCGCGCCTCCCTTTCCGAGAAGGTGGACCGCTTCGTGCTGAACCGCGCCCTTGCGCCGTTCGTGCTCGTGCTTTCGGTCTACTGCATCTATGAGCTGTCCATTGTCCAGGGCTACGAGCTGACCAAGTTCACATGGCCGGCGCTGGCCTGGCTGCGCGAGACAGTCGCGTCGCTGCTGCCGTTTCCCGGCCTGCTTGAGGACTCGCTGCTGCGCTCCCTGGTGCTGTGGATGGTGGACAGCGCGAACACGCTTTTGAACTACGTGCCGATCTTCTTCATCCTTTTCGCGCTCATCGCCATTCTCGAAGACTCCGGCTACATGGCGCGCATCGCCTTTATCCTGGACCGCATCTTCCACAGCTTCGGCCTGCACGGGCAGTCCACCCTGCCGTTCATTCTGGGCGGCGTCTTTGCCGGCGGCTGCGCCGTGCCCGGCGTGATGGCCACCAAGGGTATACCGGACGAGCGCTCGCGCCTGGCAACAATCCTGACCGTGCCGTACATGAACTGCCTGGCCAAGGTGCCACTCTACACGCTGCTGGTGAACATCTACTTTGCGGCGCACAAGTCCTGGGCCATGCTCTTCATCTCCACCATCACCATCATCATGGCGCTGATCATCGCCAAGTTCCTCACCAGCGTGGTGCTGCGGGGCAAGGAGACGGCGCCGTTCGTCATGGAAATGCCGACGTACCACCTGCCCACTGTGCTGGGCGTGCTGCGGCGCTCGGTGGACCGTACCTGGCAGTACATCAAGAAGGTCGGGACCATTGTTGTGGCGGTCTCCGTGTGCGTGTTCTTCCTGCTGCAGTTCCCCGGTGTGCCCGAGGAGCATATGGCGGATTACCGGGGCCGCATCGACGAGGCCATGACCGAATTCCGTGCGGATGTGGCGGCCCTGGGCGAGACTCCCTATCTGCAGCTGGTGCAGGGGGAAGGCCTGGAGGATCTGGTTATCGTGTACGACGAGTACCGCGCCGCCAGGCTGGGCGGCGGGAGCAATGTGAATGAGGAGTTCGAGGCCACCTATCCCGAGTTCTATCCGCTGATCGCCCGTAGCGGCGACGCTGCGGCCAAGAAGATCAACCGCATGCTGCGCGGGCTTTCCAACACGCGCAAGACCATCCGCAGGGAGATCCGCAGCGAACAGATCGCGAACAGCTTCTTCGGCCGTCTGGGCCGGCTCCTGGAGCCCGTCACGCACTTTGCCGGTTTTGACTGGAAGGTGAACATCGCGCTCATCAGCTCTTTTGCTGCCAGGGAGTCCAGCGTGGCCACCCTGGGCGCCATCTTCCAGGAAGGCGCCGACGAAGGCGCAACCCTGGAGCAGCGTATGGCCTCCGAAAGCAACTCCGAGGGCCGCACACCGCTGGGCGCTCTGGCCCTGATCATCTTCTTCGCTCTCTACCCGCCGTGCCTGGCGACCACGATCATGGTCAAGGTCCAGACCGGCTCGTACAAGTGGATGCTCTTCTCCATCATGTTCCCCACCGTGCTCGGGCTTGCCGTGTCCAGCGTCGTCTTCACGGGCGGCTCCGTGCTGGGTCTTTCCGGAGTGGAGGCCATGGGCGTGTTCTACGGCGCCGCCCTGATCCTGGCCGTGGCGCTCGCCTTTGTGCCGGACCCGGCCTGGAACGCGCCGAAAACGACATATGTTGAACAAAGCTAG
- a CDS encoding DUF4198 domain-containing protein — protein sequence MKRLLLALCFTLVTAVPAFAHFQMIYTPEIALPEGDALDMKLVFTHPFEAGHTMDMAPVEEFYVVSQRGEEAKPKKTDLKEYLAEISWTSLTNSGKAYEAKLPKKIVRSMGDYVFVLVPGPYYEEEEDIYIQQITKVVANVGGVPGNWGEPVGLPTEIVPLDKPYANWTGGVFRGVVLSDGKPVANADLEIEFMNHPPVPGKNAFQKEAFAEAPQDSFVTMGIKTDANGEFTVGIPHAGWWGVCALGSGPAKEFDGKELSQDAVLWFKAVDMK from the coding sequence ATGAAACGATTATTGCTCGCCTTGTGTTTCACCCTTGTTACTGCGGTCCCGGCTTTCGCCCATTTCCAGATGATCTACACCCCGGAGATCGCGCTTCCGGAGGGCGACGCCCTGGACATGAAGCTCGTCTTCACCCACCCCTTCGAGGCCGGCCACACCATGGACATGGCTCCTGTGGAGGAGTTCTACGTGGTCAGCCAGCGCGGCGAGGAAGCCAAGCCCAAGAAGACCGATCTCAAGGAGTATCTCGCGGAGATCAGCTGGACCAGCCTGACCAACTCCGGCAAGGCGTACGAGGCCAAGCTGCCCAAGAAGATCGTCCGCTCCATGGGCGACTACGTCTTTGTGCTGGTTCCCGGCCCCTACTATGAGGAAGAGGAAGACATCTACATCCAGCAGATCACCAAGGTCGTCGCCAACGTGGGCGGCGTGCCCGGCAACTGGGGCGAGCCCGTGGGCCTGCCCACCGAAATCGTGCCCTTGGACAAGCCCTACGCCAACTGGACCGGCGGCGTGTTCCGCGGCGTGGTTCTTTCCGACGGCAAGCCGGTGGCCAACGCCGATCTTGAGATCGAGTTCATGAACCATCCGCCTGTGCCCGGCAAGAACGCATTCCAGAAAGAGGCGTTTGCCGAGGCTCCGCAGGACTCCTTCGTGACCATGGGCATCAAGACCGACGCCAATGGCGAGTTCACCGTGGGCATTCCCCATGCCGGATGGTGGGGCGTCTGCGCGCTGGGCTCCGGACCGGCCAAGGAGTTCGATGGCAAGGAACTCTCCCAGGACGCCGTCCTGTGGTTCAAGGCTGTGGACATGAAATAA
- a CDS encoding GGDEF domain-containing protein, which produces MNIISGWGVVFKIRLLLFFCVVAPVLVSLILLEAHVQDLRLLLVMSLVLSIICFEPMAKILSYLLIRKELKDIEMFCMRLKQGDYSGSFALPHETDDEHELTALKRNLNWMAHVISRRESRLHAALEGANEDRNRYESLSNIDPLTGLANRRRFETRLAELAHEAAVTRRPLSIMFIDCDKFKSINDSMGHQAGDQLLKRLAAIIRSSVREYIDLPFRYGGDEFGVVCVGMTSEQAGEAAERICDAFYTHRIGDVTLSVGVAGYVSKTRSYDPQSVTDLVQTADKAAYQAKAQGGNQVIIVRESE; this is translated from the coding sequence GTGAACATTATTTCCGGATGGGGCGTGGTCTTCAAGATCCGGCTCCTGTTGTTCTTCTGCGTGGTGGCGCCAGTTCTTGTTTCGCTCATCCTTCTGGAGGCCCATGTCCAGGATTTGCGATTGCTGCTCGTCATGTCTCTTGTGCTCTCAATCATCTGCTTCGAGCCCATGGCGAAGATCCTGAGCTATCTGCTGATTCGCAAGGAGCTCAAGGATATCGAGATGTTCTGCATGCGCCTCAAGCAGGGAGACTACAGCGGCAGCTTTGCACTGCCCCACGAGACGGACGACGAGCACGAGCTCACCGCGCTCAAGCGCAACCTGAACTGGATGGCGCATGTGATCTCGCGCCGGGAGTCGCGCCTTCACGCAGCCCTGGAGGGCGCGAACGAGGACAGGAACAGGTACGAGTCCCTTTCCAACATCGATCCGCTCACCGGCCTGGCCAACCGGCGGCGCTTTGAAACGCGTCTTGCCGAGCTGGCCCACGAAGCCGCCGTGACCAGACGCCCGCTTTCGATCATGTTCATCGATTGCGACAAGTTCAAGAGCATCAACGACAGCATGGGGCACCAGGCCGGGGACCAGCTCCTCAAGCGCCTGGCCGCGATCATCCGGAGCAGCGTGCGGGAGTACATCGATCTGCCGTTCCGCTACGGCGGCGACGAGTTCGGCGTCGTCTGCGTCGGCATGACGTCGGAGCAGGCCGGGGAGGCGGCGGAGCGCATCTGCGACGCCTTTTACACGCATCGCATCGGCGACGTGACCCTCAGCGTGGGGGTTGCCGGGTATGTTTCCAAGACCCGCAGTTACGATCCGCAGAGCGTCACGGATCTTGTCCAGACGGCGGACAAGGCCGCCTACCAGGCCAAGGCCCAGGGAGGAAACCAGGTGATCATCGTCCGGGAGAGCGAATGA
- a CDS encoding response regulator transcription factor, whose product MTTIQFRKTSPQWMGNLLKANGFSEVETPNGSKLFGRWIRHYGMMVYCIIMNAGQTATPGTLEEPVWVGYYDDASLAEMRGEERFDNVVTFFELRGQGMPDGRRGEAAGNSEAAQPSSCRHGRAAGESKTVLVVEERPEIALRLKQELAPHKVRISSSDCIQDAVVNGNGFDLIVFDLGNNPEECLQCIAGLQDRLADTPFIALHSIYEEAQCIRVFEAGADDYVLKYTSARVLGLRILAILKRNAAHPDTPADEPARTIVLDEAARKVHIGGRQVHLTFVEFRLLASLYRAAGKQLTRRQLIDDVWGTRLPDTSRRLDTGIRRLRVKLGAHAALVETVYGLGYRFVPSPREDRA is encoded by the coding sequence ATGACTACGATTCAGTTTCGCAAGACTTCGCCCCAATGGATGGGAAATCTGCTGAAAGCCAACGGCTTCTCGGAGGTCGAGACCCCGAATGGCTCGAAGCTCTTCGGGCGGTGGATTCGGCACTATGGCATGATGGTCTACTGCATCATCATGAACGCCGGGCAGACCGCCACGCCGGGCACGCTGGAAGAGCCGGTCTGGGTTGGCTACTACGATGATGCTTCCCTGGCGGAGATGCGCGGGGAAGAGCGGTTCGACAACGTGGTGACGTTCTTCGAGCTGCGGGGGCAGGGCATGCCCGATGGAAGGCGCGGCGAAGCGGCGGGTAACTCGGAAGCGGCGCAGCCGTCGTCATGCCGCCATGGCCGGGCGGCAGGGGAGAGCAAGACCGTGCTGGTTGTGGAAGAGCGGCCCGAGATTGCCCTGCGCCTGAAGCAGGAGCTGGCCCCGCACAAGGTGCGCATCAGCTCGTCAGACTGCATCCAGGACGCCGTGGTCAACGGGAATGGCTTCGACCTGATCGTGTTCGACCTCGGCAACAATCCGGAGGAGTGCCTGCAATGCATCGCCGGCCTGCAGGATCGTCTGGCGGACACGCCGTTCATTGCCCTGCACTCGATCTACGAGGAAGCACAATGCATCCGCGTCTTCGAGGCAGGGGCGGACGACTATGTCCTGAAGTACACGTCGGCGCGGGTGCTGGGCCTGCGCATCCTGGCAATCCTCAAACGGAATGCGGCGCATCCGGACACGCCTGCGGATGAGCCGGCCAGAACCATTGTGCTCGACGAGGCCGCGCGCAAGGTTCACATCGGAGGACGCCAGGTGCATCTTACATTCGTGGAGTTCCGGCTGCTCGCGTCGTTGTATAGGGCCGCGGGAAAGCAGCTCACACGCAGGCAGCTTATCGACGATGTCTGGGGCACGCGGTTGCCCGATACCAGCCGCAGGCTGGATACCGGCATCCGCCGTCTGCGGGTCAAGTTGGGTGCGCACGCCGCGCTGGTGGAAACCGTGTACGGCCTGGGGTACCGCTTTGTGCCGTCTCCCAGGGAGGACCGCGCCTGA
- a CDS encoding PAS domain S-box protein: MSLRKKGYLVLIVPVLSLVSCAWLFHASLELENEARKQINQTIEVIDSISRLYGDIFRAVGAAYATFTTNEPDTDIRYQKAHALVMHDLDRLTRLTQNNAEQSRNVTELSVLANRRLDLAWRLASHPNPLETMPEVVEQGRATMIQVFQKLAEMRALEDQNLAANRQHLDSIKAKMRYSVGASLLLGLLGGIASMFFFTSSILRRVRRLEQTAQKLSPGMRLSDKADTLDELGRLDLAYKEALHLRQQHEGELHQHMERFRAIADYTYDWENWFSPKGELLWVNPAVARITGYTPEQCHDMEGFPIPLIHPDDRAFMQQKFTTALHGEPGKDFEFRLVRKDGAVIWAAVSWQPIFDSNGENLGYRSSIRDITEKKTSREELLSTRDALQSRTRELDAVLSSVQDYIFMFDARGRFVFANQKLLDLWGLSATEAFGKTMRELNYPEEVEQALTQGVEYVLRTGEVFTNETYYTSPVTGEACYYENILSPVGEPGANTGYVAGASRDVTDFKRLVAESEEAREQADAANEAKSRFLANMSHEIRTPLNGIQGMLQLIQTTELDQEQTEYTDTALKSSRRLTSLLSDILDISRSEENRLELAEESFDLRESILALSQMFTPVARNSNLELRVMLDPDLPGVVVGDNVRIQQVLSNIIGNALKFTSKGHVELTVRRMSATIGSASTICFTITDTGIGMPQDKLDHLFEAFTQAESNFNRRFQGAGLGLAISKRLVDLMGGTISVSSEVDRGTSFELCLPLPEAQSDAALLPGREDAPADTEGAALRILLAEDDDISRKAQQALLEKLGYQVVAVTNGRQALDVLSLKPFDIVLMDIQMPVMNGLDATQAIRNGLAGDNVKGIAVIATTAYAMPGDRQKFLEAGVDGYVPKPVERETIEEVIRSVLHHPPLQ; this comes from the coding sequence ATGTCCCTGAGAAAAAAAGGCTATCTGGTGCTCATTGTACCGGTGCTGTCCCTTGTCTCCTGCGCATGGCTTTTCCATGCGTCGCTTGAGCTGGAAAACGAGGCGCGCAAGCAGATTAATCAGACCATCGAGGTAATCGACTCCATATCGAGACTCTACGGCGACATCTTCCGCGCGGTCGGCGCAGCGTACGCAACGTTCACCACCAATGAGCCAGACACCGACATCCGCTACCAGAAGGCCCATGCGCTGGTCATGCACGACCTCGACAGACTGACGCGGCTGACGCAGAACAACGCGGAACAGAGCCGGAACGTCACGGAGCTTTCCGTCCTGGCCAACAGGCGGTTGGATCTGGCCTGGCGGCTCGCCAGTCATCCCAATCCGCTGGAAACAATGCCCGAGGTGGTCGAGCAAGGCCGGGCGACAATGATCCAGGTCTTCCAGAAGCTTGCCGAGATGCGCGCGTTGGAGGACCAGAACCTCGCAGCAAACAGACAGCACCTCGACTCGATCAAGGCGAAAATGCGCTACTCCGTCGGCGCCAGCCTCCTCCTCGGTCTCCTCGGCGGCATCGCCTCCATGTTCTTCTTCACATCATCCATCCTGCGCCGCGTCCGCCGACTGGAACAGACCGCGCAGAAGCTCTCGCCCGGCATGCGTCTGTCCGACAAAGCCGACACCCTTGACGAGCTCGGGCGGCTCGACCTTGCGTACAAGGAGGCGCTGCACCTGCGGCAGCAGCACGAGGGGGAGCTGCACCAGCACATGGAGCGCTTCAGGGCCATCGCCGATTACACCTACGACTGGGAAAACTGGTTTTCGCCAAAGGGCGAGCTCCTGTGGGTCAACCCGGCCGTCGCACGCATCACGGGATATACGCCGGAGCAATGCCATGACATGGAAGGCTTCCCCATTCCCCTGATCCATCCGGACGACCGGGCCTTCATGCAGCAGAAGTTCACCACGGCCCTCCACGGGGAACCGGGCAAGGACTTCGAGTTCAGGCTGGTGCGCAAGGACGGCGCCGTCATCTGGGCGGCCGTATCCTGGCAACCCATATTCGACAGCAACGGCGAAAATCTCGGATATCGCTCATCCATCCGCGACATCACAGAAAAGAAGACATCGCGGGAGGAGCTTCTCAGCACCAGGGACGCACTGCAAAGCCGCACACGCGAGCTGGACGCCGTCCTGTCCTCGGTCCAGGACTACATTTTTATGTTCGACGCCAGGGGCCGATTCGTCTTCGCCAACCAGAAGCTGCTGGACCTGTGGGGACTTTCCGCCACGGAGGCGTTCGGCAAGACCATGCGCGAGCTGAACTATCCCGAGGAGGTCGAGCAGGCCTTGACCCAGGGCGTAGAGTACGTGCTGCGCACCGGCGAGGTGTTCACCAACGAGACCTACTACACGAGCCCGGTGACGGGAGAGGCCTGTTACTACGAGAACATCCTCTCCCCTGTGGGCGAGCCGGGCGCCAACACCGGCTATGTGGCCGGGGCCAGCAGGGATGTCACGGACTTCAAGCGTCTCGTGGCGGAGTCCGAGGAAGCCAGGGAGCAGGCCGACGCGGCCAACGAGGCCAAATCCCGGTTTCTCGCAAACATGAGCCACGAAATCCGCACCCCGCTGAACGGCATCCAGGGCATGCTGCAGCTTATTCAGACCACGGAGCTCGACCAGGAGCAGACCGAGTATACGGACACGGCCCTCAAATCCAGCAGACGGCTCACCAGCCTGCTCTCCGACATTCTGGACATCTCCAGAAGCGAAGAGAATCGGCTGGAGCTCGCCGAAGAGAGCTTCGACCTGCGCGAGTCCATCCTCGCGCTCTCCCAGATGTTCACGCCCGTGGCCAGGAACAGCAACCTCGAGCTTCGCGTTATGCTCGATCCCGACCTGCCCGGCGTGGTGGTCGGCGACAACGTCCGCATACAGCAGGTCCTCAGCAACATCATAGGCAACGCGCTCAAGTTCACAAGCAAAGGGCACGTGGAGCTGACGGTGCGGCGGATGTCCGCGACCATCGGCAGCGCCTCGACCATCTGCTTCACTATCACGGATACCGGCATCGGCATGCCGCAGGACAAGCTGGACCACCTGTTCGAGGCGTTCACCCAGGCCGAGTCCAACTTCAACCGCCGCTTTCAGGGCGCCGGACTGGGTCTGGCCATCTCCAAAAGACTCGTAGACCTCATGGGCGGCACGATCTCCGTGAGCAGCGAGGTGGACAGGGGCACGAGCTTCGAGCTCTGCCTGCCCCTTCCCGAGGCCCAGAGCGACGCCGCGTTGCTGCCCGGACGAGAGGACGCGCCTGCCGACACGGAAGGCGCCGCGTTGCGGATACTGCTAGCCGAGGATGACGACATCAGCAGGAAAGCCCAGCAGGCCCTGCTGGAGAAGCTCGGCTACCAAGTCGTCGCCGTGACCAACGGCAGGCAGGCGTTGGACGTGCTTTCCCTGAAGCCTTTCGACATTGTGCTCATGGACATCCAGATGCCGGTGATGAATGGCCTGGACGCGACCCAGGCCATACGCAACGGCCTGGCCGGCGACAACGTGAAGGGGATCGCCGTCATCGCCACCACGGCCTACGCCATGCCCGGAGACCGCCAGAAGTTCCTGGAAGCCGGCGTTGACGGCTATGTGCCCAAGCCCGTGGAGCGCGAAACCATCGAGGAGGTCATCCGCTCTGTCCTGCACCACCCGCCGCTGCAGTAG